A single region of the Ursus arctos isolate Adak ecotype North America unplaced genomic scaffold, UrsArc2.0 scaffold_10, whole genome shotgun sequence genome encodes:
- the GPR12 gene encoding G-protein coupled receptor 12 has protein sequence MNEDLKVNLSGLPRDYLDAGAAENVSAAVSSQVPVVEPEPELVVNPWDIVLCTSGTLISCENAIVVLIIFHNPSLRAPMFLLIGSLALADLLAGIGLIINFVFAYLLQSEATKLVTIGLIVASFSASVCSLLAITVDRYLSLYYALTYHSERTVTFTYVMLVMLWGTSICLGLLPVMGWNCLRDESTCSVVRPLTKNNAAILSVSFLFMFALMLQLYIQICKIVMRHAHQIALQHHFLATSHYVTTRKGVSTLAIILGTFAACWMPFTLYSLIADYTYPSIYTYATLLPATYNSIINPVIYAFRNQEIQKALCLICCGCIPSSLSQRARSPSDV, from the coding sequence ATGAATGAAGACCTGAAGGTCAATTTAAGCGGGCTGCCTCGGGATTATTTAGATGCTGGTGCTGCGGAGAACGTCTCGGCTGCCGTCTCCTCCCAGGTTCCTGTTGTAGAGCCGGAGCCAGAGCTCGTTGTCAACCCTTGGGACATTGTCTTGTGTACCTCAGGAACCCTCATCTCCTGTGAAAATGCCATTGTGGTCCTTATCATCTTCCATAACCCCAGCCTGCGAGCACCCATGTTCCTGCTAATAGGCAGCCTGGCTCTTGCAGACTTGCTGGCCGGCATCGGACTCATCATCAATTTTGTTTTTGCCTACCTGCTTCAGTCAGAAGCCACCAAGCTGGTCACAATCGGACTCATTGTcgcctctttctctgcctctgtctgcagCTTGCTGGCTATCACTGTTGACCGCTACCTCTCCCTGTATTACGCTCTGACATACCACTCGGAGAGGACGGTCACCTTCACCTATGTCATGCTCGTCATGCTCTGGGGGACCTCCATCTGCCTGGGACTGCTGCCCGTCATGGGCTGGAACTGCCTCAGAGACGAGTCCACCTGCAGCGTGGTCAGACCTCTCACCAAGAACAACGCGGCcatcctctctgtctccttcctcttcatGTTTGCGCTCATGCTTCAGCTCTACATCCAGATCTGCAAGATTGTGATGAGGCACGCCCATCAGATAGCCCTGCAACATCACTTCCTGGCCACCTCCCACTATGTGACCACCCGGAAAGGGGTCTCCACCCTGGCCATCATTCTGGGGACCTTTGCTGCTTGCTGGATGCCTTTCACCCTCTATTCCTTGATAGCTGATTACACCTACCCCTCCATCTACACCTACGCCACCCTCCTGCCCGCCACCTACAATTCCATCATCAACCCTGTCATCTATGCTTTCAGAAACCAAGAGATCCAGAAAGCCCTCTGTCTCATTTGCTGCGGCTGTATCCCCTCCAGCCTCTCACAGAGAGCGCGGTCACCCAGCGACGTGTAG